GATTACAAGATGCTGCAATCGATCACACCACTTGCAGCACAATCTTGCCGATATGGTCGCCGCCCTCCATGCGGGCATGGGCCTGAGCTGCGTCAGCCAGCGGGTAAACCTTGTCGATGATCGGCAGGCAGCGCCCGGCGCTGAGGGCAGGCCAAACGTGTTCTTGCAGTTGATCGGCGATGGCGGCTTTCTCCGCAGCGGTACGCGCGCGCAGCAGCGAACCGGTGACCACCGCGCGTTTGCCGAGGATCGCCAGCAGATCGATGTCGTTGGCGCGGGCGCCGCCAAGAAAGCCGAGCATTACCAGACGCCCGTCCATGGCCAGTGTGCTGATGTTGCCGTTCAAATACGATCCACCCATGATGTCGAGAATCACGTTCACGCCCTGATCTGCGGTCTTCTGGGCAATGACCTTGGCAAAATCTTCTTCCCGATAGTTGATCGGCTGCCCGCCAAGTTTACTGATTGCGCCGCATTTTTCAGGACTGCCGGCGGTGGCGAACGCCTCAATACCGAATTCACGGCAGAGCATCAGCGCTGTGGTACCGATACCGCTGGAGCCACCGTGAATCAGCACGCGCTGGCCTGTCTTGGCGGCGCCGAGGCCGAAAAGGTTGGCCCAGACGGTGAAAAACGTTTCCGGAATCGCGGCGGCCTGGACCCAATCGACTCCATCCGGCACAGGCAAAGTCTGGCCGGCTGGTACCGCGCAATACTCGGCGTATCCGCCGCCATTGGTCAGTGCGCACACACGATCGCCCACAGCGAACCGCGTAACTCCGGCCCCCAGTGCAACCACTTCGCCAGCCACTTCCAGGCCAGGAATCGGGTCCATGCCGGGTTTCATCGGGTATTTGCCGGCACGCTGCAAGGCATCGGGGCGATTGATACCGGCGGCGTGAACGCGGATCAGCACCTGACCTTCGGCAACGGTTGGCAGAGGCACGCGTCTGGCTTGCAATACTTCAGGGCCGCCGGGCTCGGTGATTTCGATACGGGTCATTTCATTGGGCAGTGACATAGTCGATTCCTGTGAAAAAGGTCGTGTAGATGGGAGCACTGGCAACGCGCAATGATTCCCTTCAGTTCGCCGCGCAACGGGATTCAGTTGTAGAGGGCAGCCAGCGCATGGCTTGCTCCAGCAGTAGAGCGACGACGATCGCGCCAGCGGCGATCACAAACAGC
This genomic interval from Pseudomonas koreensis contains the following:
- a CDS encoding NAD(P)H-quinone oxidoreductase, with translation MSLPNEMTRIEITEPGGPEVLQARRVPLPTVAEGQVLIRVHAAGINRPDALQRAGKYPMKPGMDPIPGLEVAGEVVALGAGVTRFAVGDRVCALTNGGGYAEYCAVPAGQTLPVPDGVDWVQAAAIPETFFTVWANLFGLGAAKTGQRVLIHGGSSGIGTTALMLCREFGIEAFATAGSPEKCGAISKLGGQPINYREEDFAKVIAQKTADQGVNVILDIMGGSYLNGNISTLAMDGRLVMLGFLGGARANDIDLLAILGKRAVVTGSLLRARTAAEKAAIADQLQEHVWPALSAGRCLPIIDKVYPLADAAQAHARMEGGDHIGKIVLQVV